The following are encoded in a window of Rhodomicrobium lacus genomic DNA:
- a CDS encoding arsenate reductase ArsC, with protein MTDTVYNVLFLCTGNTARSILAEGILRRDGAGRFNAFSAGSQPKGVVNPYALKTLAAYDYPADGFRSKSWDEFAAADAPKMDFVFTVCDNAAGETCPFWPGQPMTAHWGIEDPAAVEGTDIEKQRAFNDAFRYLRNRIQVFTALPLRTVSKLALSDTLRDIGRMEGATAKADRSE; from the coding sequence ATGACCGACACCGTTTACAACGTCCTGTTTCTCTGCACGGGCAACACGGCACGCTCGATCCTGGCGGAAGGCATCCTGCGCAGGGACGGCGCGGGCCGCTTCAACGCCTTCTCGGCGGGCAGCCAGCCGAAAGGCGTCGTCAACCCGTATGCGCTGAAGACGCTGGCGGCCTACGACTACCCGGCCGACGGCTTCCGCTCGAAAAGCTGGGATGAGTTCGCCGCCGCCGATGCGCCGAAGATGGATTTCGTTTTCACCGTCTGCGACAACGCGGCGGGCGAAACCTGCCCCTTCTGGCCGGGGCAACCGATGACCGCGCACTGGGGCATCGAAGACCCGGCGGCCGTCGAAGGCACCGACATCGAGAAGCAGCGCGCCTTCAATGATGCGTTCCGTTATCTGCGCAATCGCATCCAGGTCTTTACCGCCCTGCCGCTTCGCACCGTCAGCAAGCTCGCCCTTTCCGACACGTTGCGGGACATCGGCCGCATGGAAGGCGCAACGGCGAAGGCGGACCGCAGCGAATGA
- a CDS encoding arsenite methyltransferase — protein MSDTDVKEAVRDRYGEAARRVSEGRSCCGGNAALEGSEPITSNLYDVSEKGMLPEAAVLASLGCGNPTALAQLAPGETVLDLGSGGGIDVLLSARRVGPTGKAYGLDMTDDMLALARENQKQAGVENVEFLKGEIEAIPLPDNSVDVIISNCVINLSGDKDRVLREAFRVLKPGGRFAVSDIVTRGEIPDDIRKNVLAWAGCIAGALEEGEYAQKLAAAGFEAIGIEPTRLYRGEDAREFLSGKGIDVDAIAGQLDGKLMSAFVRAVKPKKSCCCG, from the coding sequence ATGAGCGACACCGATGTGAAGGAAGCCGTACGCGACCGTTACGGCGAAGCGGCAAGGCGCGTCAGCGAAGGGCGGTCGTGTTGCGGCGGCAATGCGGCGCTCGAAGGCTCCGAGCCGATCACGTCGAACCTTTATGACGTGTCCGAGAAGGGGATGCTGCCCGAAGCGGCGGTGCTGGCCTCTCTCGGCTGCGGCAATCCCACGGCGCTGGCGCAGCTCGCGCCGGGCGAAACCGTGCTCGACCTTGGCTCGGGCGGCGGCATTGACGTGCTCCTTTCGGCGCGCCGCGTCGGCCCGACTGGCAAGGCTTACGGCCTCGATATGACCGACGACATGCTGGCGCTCGCCCGCGAGAACCAGAAACAGGCGGGCGTCGAGAACGTCGAGTTCCTGAAAGGCGAGATCGAAGCCATCCCGCTGCCCGACAATTCGGTGGACGTCATCATTTCGAACTGCGTCATCAACCTCTCGGGCGACAAGGACCGCGTGCTGCGCGAGGCGTTTCGCGTGCTGAAGCCGGGCGGGCGCTTCGCTGTGTCCGACATCGTCACGCGCGGCGAGATCCCCGACGACATCCGCAAGAACGTGCTCGCCTGGGCGGGCTGCATCGCGGGCGCGCTGGAAGAAGGCGAATATGCGCAGAAGCTCGCCGCCGCCGGCTTCGAGGCCATCGGCATCGAGCCGACGCGCCTCTATCGCGGCGAGGACGCGCGCGAGTTCCTCTCAGGCAAGGGCATCGATGTGGACGCGATCGCCGGGCAACTCGACGGCAAACTCATGAGCGCCTTCGTGCGCGCGGTGAAGCCCAAGAAATCGTGCTGCTGCGGATAG
- a CDS encoding ArsR/SmtB family transcription factor — protein sequence MADATQDEQIARYADMMAALGTETRLRIVRLLLSAHPYGLVVGEIGSELGIPSSTLSHHLEKLKNEDLVKVRRESTFLRYTANTQALQDILAFLFAECCTRNRAISPEEVTCCQEHTP from the coding sequence ATGGCCGACGCTACGCAGGACGAACAGATTGCGCGCTATGCCGACATGATGGCAGCGCTCGGCACCGAAACGCGGCTTCGCATCGTGCGCCTTCTTTTGTCCGCGCACCCTTATGGCCTCGTCGTCGGCGAAATCGGCTCGGAACTCGGCATTCCGTCCTCGACGCTCTCCCACCATCTCGAAAAGCTGAAGAACGAAGACCTCGTGAAGGTCCGCCGCGAAAGCACGTTCCTTCGCTACACGGCGAATACGCAGGCGCTGCAGGACATTCTCGCCTTCCTTTTTGCGGAATGCTGCACGCGCAACCGCGCCATCAGCCCGGAAGAAGTCACCTGCTGTCAGGAGCACACACCATGA